A section of the Deltaproteobacteria bacterium genome encodes:
- a CDS encoding DnaJ domain-containing protein, which yields MAGREKDYYDILGVARDSKLEDIKKAYRSLAKKYHPDLHPNDKAAEAKFKEINEAFAVLSDAEKRKTYDLGGRVTFEGVPPWEAGPGGFDFSNFENYFGGGFEDIFSDLFGGRGAGRGAGPRRGQRGPMRGSDLEYTTRLSFMQAVNGAELELTVKRGGASEKVKARIPHGVRDGSRVRVPGKGGVGSAGGSSGDLYINVTVEPHAYFDRQGEDIYIEVPVTIKEATLGADIAVPTVDGGHTTVRIPAGTQSGKKLRIKAKGVKTAHGAGDAYIVIKVMVPPTVDDKTKELLEELEKINPYEPRKGLW from the coding sequence ATGGCCGGAAGAGAAAAAGACTACTACGACATCCTCGGCGTTGCCCGCGACTCCAAGTTAGAGGACATAAAAAAGGCCTACCGAAGCCTTGCCAAAAAATACCACCCTGACCTTCATCCAAACGACAAGGCCGCAGAGGCGAAGTTCAAGGAAATCAACGAGGCCTTTGCCGTGCTCTCTGACGCTGAAAAGCGAAAGACCTATGATCTTGGCGGAAGGGTCACCTTCGAGGGCGTGCCGCCGTGGGAGGCAGGGCCCGGAGGGTTCGACTTCTCGAACTTCGAGAATTATTTTGGCGGCGGGTTCGAGGACATATTCTCAGACCTCTTTGGCGGGCGCGGCGCAGGGCGCGGCGCAGGGCCAAGACGCGGGCAGCGCGGCCCAATGCGCGGCAGCGACCTTGAGTACACAACGCGGCTTAGCTTCATGCAGGCTGTAAACGGCGCAGAGCTCGAGCTCACTGTAAAGCGCGGCGGCGCATCTGAAAAGGTGAAGGCAAGGATACCGCACGGCGTACGCGACGGCTCAAGGGTGCGCGTACCCGGAAAGGGCGGCGTTGGCTCGGCAGGCGGGTCTTCAGGGGATTTGTATATCAATGTTACGGTCGAGCCGCATGCGTACTTTGACAGGCAGGGCGAGGACATATATATCGAAGTCCCGGTTACGATAAAAGAAGCCACCCTTGGCGCTGATATCGCCGTGCCGACAGTTGACGGCGGGCATACTACCGTGCGCATACCTGCCGGCACGCAAAGCGGCAAAAAGCTCAGGATAAAGGCCAAGGGCGTGAAAACAGCGCACGGCGCAGGGGATGCATATATTGTCATTAAAGTCATGGTGCCGCCAACGGTAGACGATAAAACCAAAGAACTTCTCGAAGAACTCGAGAAAATAAATCCCTATGAACCAAGGAAGGGTTTGTGGTAG
- a CDS encoding DUF4279 domain-containing protein, with product MSCKKEHKIIVYFFIAGFDIDPDEIEDKIGIKATPVKGKAKTKTMRAGNRRPGYWSINTKGKVESEDVNEHFSYLFAMLFPKRETIVELSRNWEISFDVFWTSTRLFAGDGPQLSKETCAGVAQFNAEIGFDIYPEPDDGENKVV from the coding sequence ATGTCGTGTAAAAAAGAGCACAAGATAATAGTATATTTTTTTATTGCTGGTTTTGATATAGATCCGGATGAGATTGAGGATAAAATTGGTATCAAGGCCACCCCTGTAAAAGGGAAGGCGAAGACTAAAACTATGCGTGCCGGTAACAGGAGGCCTGGTTATTGGTCTATAAATACAAAAGGAAAAGTAGAGTCTGAAGATGTAAATGAACATTTTTCTTATTTGTTTGCCATGTTATTTCCTAAAAGGGAAACCATAGTGGAGCTTTCTAGAAATTGGGAAATTTCATTTGACGTCTTCTGGACGTCTACCCGTCTTTTTGCAGGCGATGGTCCTCAATTAAGCAAGGAAACCTGTGCGGGAGTGGCGCAATTTAATGCTGAAATTGGTTTTGATATCTACCCCGAGCCTGATGATGGGGAAAATAAAGTCGTGTAG
- a CDS encoding polymorphic toxin type 33 domain-containing protein, producing MRFTDPWGLCEANGVSYGYNGEACGWSEYLYLPQAPEPVISNADAIYILFGLLDAVDYGSIIIDIATVPSGECLIVLAATKGIREGVKKLATKLSKWEIDKLIKHGIHPHDLKPGDHKGLRDLYKDADGNIYEGAKGTRDVNLMEPTGYNINDFK from the coding sequence GTGAGGTTCACGGATCCGTGGGGGTTGTGTGAAGCGAATGGGGTTAGTTACGGATATAATGGGGAGGCGTGCGGATGGAGTGAGTATCTTTATTTGCCGCAGGCACCAGAACCTGTAATTAGCAATGCCGATGCCATTTATATCCTTTTTGGCTTGCTTGACGCGGTGGACTATGGGTCTATTATAATCGACATTGCCACAGTACCTTCTGGTGAGTGTTTAATCGTTCTTGCTGCAACCAAAGGGATTAGAGAAGGAGTTAAAAAGCTAGCAACCAAGTTAAGCAAGTGGGAGATTGATAAACTTATAAAGCATGGGATACACCCGCACGATTTGAAGCCTGGTGACCATAAGGGATTGCGTGATCTTTATAAGGATGCAGACGGGAATATATATGAGGGGGCAAAGGGAACACGCGACGTTAATCTTATGGAACCTACTGGTTATAATATAAATGATTTTAAATAA